A region from the Acipenser ruthenus chromosome 49, fAciRut3.2 maternal haplotype, whole genome shotgun sequence genome encodes:
- the LOC117966311 gene encoding gap junction beta-4 protein-like, producing MLHTERITMLLSGTSQLSSSQSRVCLSTATLLRLLTLVLGGETAWRDEERGFLCNTSVVGCQAACFDQHSPIAPFNLYCLQLIFLFTLSLAGARLHQPGPQYLQARPHMHFLSLLGKAIIEGLFLLIAYQLYSTRPSETTCSTSPCQGLVTCKVFGATVRDALSLLVCSCSAVSLLVCVFEAYRSLTYFSEKLVGKGATIP from the coding sequence ATGCTTCACACAGAGAGAATCACGATGCTTCTGAGTGGCACCAGCCAGCTCTCCAGCTCCCAGTCCCGGGTCTGTCTCTCCACTGCCACCCTCCTGCGGCTCCTCACTCTGGTGCTGGGGGGCGAGACCGCCTGGAGAGACGAGGAGAGAGGCTTCCTCTGCAATACCAGCGTGGTAGGCTGCCAAGCAGCCTGCTTCGACCAGCATAGCCCCATTGCTCCCTTCAACCTGTACTGCCTGCAGCTCATCTTCCTGTTCACTCTCTCGCTGGCCGGTGCACGGCTCCACCAACCGGGTCCGCAATATCTCCAGGCCAGGCCCCACATGCATTTCCTCAGTCTCCTGGGCAAGGCTATCATCGAGGGCCTCTTCCTGCTCATTGCCTATCAGCTCTACAGCACCAGGCCCTCCGAGACAACCTGCAGCACCTCCCCCTGCCAGGGATTAGTAACGTGCAAGGTGTTTGGCGCCACGGTGAGAGACGCCCTCTCTCTCCTGGTCTGTAGCTGTTCAGCAGTCAGTCTGCTGGTTTGTGTGTTCGAGGCTTATCGGTCACTGACCTACTTTTCAGAGAAGCTTGTGGGGAAAGGAGCTACCATCCCTTAG
- the LOC117401309 gene encoding small ribosomal subunit protein uS19: MWFHCTGGSWPRSRDIKHCENKNGPFRRDPGKMAEVEQKKKRTFRKFTYRGVDLDQLLDMSYEQLMQLYCARQRRRLNRGLRRKQQALLKRLRKAKKEAPPMEKPEVVKTHLRDMVILPEMVGSMVGVYNGKTFNQVEIKPEMIGHYLGEFSITYKPVKHGRPGIGATHSSRFIPLK, translated from the exons ATGTGGTTTCACTGTACTGGCGGAAGTTGGCCCAGGTCCCGCGATATCAAGCACTGCGAGAACAAGAACGGTCCTTTCCGAAGAGATCCTGGCAAAATG GCAGAAGTCGAGCAAAAAAAGAAGCGAACCTTCAGGAAATTCACCTACAGGGGTGTTGACCTGGACCAGCTCCTGGACATGTCCTA CGAGCAGCTGATGCAGCTGTACTGCGCCCGCCAGCGACGGAGGCTGAACCGCGGTCTGCGTCGCAAGCAGCAGGCCCTCCTGAAACGCCTGCGCAAGGCCAAGAAGGAGGCTCCGCCCATGGAGAAGCCAGAGGTGGTGAAGACTCACCTGCGCGACATGGTGATCCTCCCCGAGATGGTGGGCAGCATGGTGGGAGTGTACAACGGCAAGACCTTCAACCAGGTGGAAATCAAG CCCGAGATGATTGGCCACTACCTGGGCGAGTTCTCCATAACCTACAAGCCTGTGAAGCACGGTCGCCCTGGTATTGGTGCCACCCACTCCTCCCGATTCATCCCTCTGAAGTAA